In a single window of the Microcoleus sp. FACHB-672 genome:
- a CDS encoding HepT-like ribonuclease domain-containing protein — translation MIEETVKNISKSLRSKYPKIQWKIRAEMREKLIHEYWKTENFLTPRKKKIYLNFLVAGAIV, via the coding sequence ATTATTGAAGAGACTGTTAAAAATATAAGCAAATCGCTGAGAAGCAAGTATCCAAAGATACAGTGGAAAATTAGAGCTGAAATGCGAGAGAAGTTAATCCATGAGTATTGGAAAACTGAGAACTTTCTCACTCCCAGAAAAAAGAAAATTTACCTAAATTTTTTAGTCGCTGGCGCAATCGTGTAG
- a CDS encoding Npun_F0813 family protein, with product MFILKRQDVDISSIQHPKTGQQVPILNYQGQTFRLISVFSAKQEEEAKAFWRDLTDNRGKACVLLEEPDRYSVWGKIRIDQLNEEGGGGGSSVAVAPFFIQASLLLLQAIYFDVEDLLGPRQASSFQKDITDVFRQWKFPQTDSANAINQLLTQDPLESTQMPSWQEHHLNTLLQELHRLGKGYFGNASFTERVIDALQDMPDSERKQFISWLNQSRLGQLWATG from the coding sequence ATGTTTATTCTGAAACGGCAGGATGTTGATATCTCTAGTATTCAGCACCCCAAAACGGGCCAGCAGGTTCCCATTCTCAATTATCAGGGGCAGACCTTTCGCTTAATCAGCGTGTTCAGCGCCAAGCAGGAGGAAGAAGCCAAAGCTTTCTGGCGGGATCTGACAGATAACCGTGGGAAAGCGTGTGTGCTGCTCGAAGAGCCAGATCGATACAGTGTCTGGGGCAAAATCCGCATCGATCAGCTGAATGAAGAAGGTGGTGGTGGCGGCAGCAGTGTCGCGGTCGCTCCATTTTTTATTCAAGCGAGCCTATTACTATTGCAGGCAATTTACTTTGACGTAGAAGACTTGCTGGGTCCAAGACAAGCCAGCTCATTCCAGAAAGACATCACGGATGTGTTTCGGCAGTGGAAATTCCCCCAAACCGACTCGGCAAATGCAATCAATCAATTGCTGACTCAAGATCCCCTAGAGAGTACCCAGATGCCCTCGTGGCAGGAGCATCACCTTAATACCCTCTTGCAAGAACTGCATCGCTTGGGCAAGGGGTACTTCGGTAACGCTAGCTTTACAGAGCGAGTCATTGACGCGCTTCAAGATATGCCCGACAGTGAGCGCAAGCAGTTTATCAGCTGGTTGAACCAATCGCGCCTCGGCCAGTTGTGGGCGACAGGTTAA
- a CDS encoding phosphoglucomutase/phosphomannomutase family protein, which produces MSAASNSGQIKFGTDGWRGLIAKDFTFANVCKVTRAIASYLENAYSKDRPVLVSYDTRFLADQFAHTAAEVLADLGWTVKVVDRDCPTPVIAYNAKHLNSAGALMFTASHNPAPYCGIKYIPDYAGPATTEITDTIVANIEGASDAPPSGKNSDKISTFDPKPDYLKFLYTLIDVERIRSAKLNVKYDALYSTSRGYLDTVLEHCGCQTESFHTYRDVLFGGGMPEPKGEQLVELVESVKKDSADLGLATDGDSDRFGIVDEQGNVLTPNTILLLLARHLVKNKGKTGAIVRTVATTHLLDNLAATYGLQIYETAVGFKYVGEKMRETAVLIGGEESGGLSVIGHIPEKDGILADMLVAEVIAYEGKPLSQLVAEAIREAGGPLYNTRLDLHLDDAHKAAVLDSFTKNPPKEVAGIGVKELGRKDGIKLYLEDGGWVLLRPSGTEPLMRVYMETNSPEKEAQVAEYMQRVINDLQPVAV; this is translated from the coding sequence ATGAGTGCAGCCAGCAATTCAGGACAAATCAAGTTTGGAACCGACGGATGGCGCGGCCTTATTGCTAAAGACTTTACCTTTGCCAATGTGTGCAAGGTAACTCGCGCGATTGCCAGCTATTTAGAAAATGCTTACAGCAAAGACCGGCCCGTTTTGGTTAGCTACGACACCCGTTTCTTAGCCGACCAATTTGCCCACACGGCGGCTGAAGTGCTCGCAGATTTGGGTTGGACTGTCAAGGTTGTTGACCGCGATTGCCCAACGCCGGTGATTGCCTACAACGCCAAGCACCTGAACTCTGCCGGTGCGCTGATGTTCACCGCTAGTCACAACCCAGCGCCCTACTGCGGCATTAAATATATCCCCGACTATGCAGGGCCGGCCACAACCGAAATTACCGATACCATTGTGGCCAATATTGAAGGGGCATCTGATGCACCCCCTTCAGGCAAAAATTCTGACAAAATATCCACCTTCGACCCCAAACCCGATTATCTCAAGTTTCTCTACACCCTCATCGACGTTGAACGCATTCGCAGCGCCAAGCTGAATGTGAAGTATGACGCCCTCTACTCCACCTCCCGTGGCTACCTGGATACCGTTCTAGAACACTGCGGTTGCCAGACAGAATCCTTTCACACCTACCGTGATGTACTCTTTGGTGGCGGAATGCCCGAACCCAAGGGAGAACAATTAGTCGAACTGGTGGAATCTGTCAAGAAAGATAGCGCTGATTTAGGGTTGGCAACCGATGGCGACAGCGACCGTTTCGGCATTGTAGACGAACAGGGCAACGTCCTGACCCCAAACACCATCCTGCTGCTGCTAGCGCGTCACCTCGTCAAGAACAAAGGTAAAACCGGCGCAATTGTCCGCACCGTTGCCACCACCCACCTGTTAGATAACCTGGCTGCCACCTATGGTCTCCAAATCTATGAAACTGCCGTCGGTTTTAAATACGTCGGCGAAAAGATGCGGGAAACTGCGGTACTCATCGGCGGCGAAGAATCCGGCGGATTGAGCGTTATCGGCCATATTCCAGAAAAAGATGGCATTTTAGCCGATATGCTGGTTGCTGAAGTCATCGCTTATGAAGGCAAGCCCTTATCTCAGCTTGTAGCAGAAGCGATTAGGGAAGCCGGCGGCCCGCTCTACAACACGCGTCTGGATCTGCACTTAGATGATGCCCATAAGGCGGCTGTCCTTGATTCTTTCACCAAGAACCCGCCGAAGGAAGTGGCCGGTATTGGGGTTAAAGAATTAGGCCGCAAAGACGGAATTAAACTTTATTTAGAAGATGGCGGTTGGGTTCTGTTGCGTCCCTCTGGCACAGAACCTTTGATGCGCGTCTACATGGAAACCAATTCTCCTGAAAAAGAAGCCCAAGTCGCCGAATATATGCAGCGCGTGATCAACGATCTGCAACCTGTAGCCGTCTAA
- a CDS encoding CHAT domain-containing protein, with translation MKLTARWISQYLKAKGAEEGNCRKAKGLRKYFLLFSFVGLLFPCLVSAQSSVLAVGSADPIITPKKSFSEIEINWSNNLPILFKVMNLAETVQQLEKHWENVYEGYWGINFSDEVMTADKIAGVLSEVEKQSQLKSALIYITSTKEQLELLLVTPNGKLIRKTLPEANQEALLKVVKEFRNTTANLAETRRSSYLPAAQQLYEWMIAPLESELESQGIDTLLLCLGKHLSAIPYGALHDGKQFLVEKYSFTRIPAFKLIDPVYQNIQNSRVLAMGASEFQELTPLPAVPVELSNITEQVGTGQSFLNQTFTLENLQSQRREQPFLIVHLATHAEFKPGQPSNSFIQFWDSKLTLDKMRGLGWNNPPVNLLVLSACKTAFGDDKAELSFGGLAVQSGVKSALASLWYVSDTGTLALMSEFYQHLQTAPIKAEALREAQIAMIQGKVRVENGNLQGSTWSLPLPAELKALETQNLSHPFYWGAFMMIGSPW, from the coding sequence ATGAAATTAACAGCGAGATGGATTAGCCAATACCTCAAGGCAAAAGGCGCTGAAGAAGGCAATTGTCGCAAGGCAAAGGGTTTGCGTAAATATTTTTTACTGTTTAGTTTTGTTGGGTTGCTTTTCCCTTGTTTAGTGTCGGCACAATCGTCTGTCTTGGCTGTCGGCAGCGCAGATCCGATTATTACTCCAAAGAAAAGTTTCTCAGAAATTGAGATTAATTGGAGCAATAACTTGCCAATACTGTTTAAGGTCATGAACTTAGCTGAGACAGTGCAGCAATTAGAAAAGCACTGGGAAAATGTCTATGAAGGTTATTGGGGAATCAATTTCTCTGATGAGGTAATGACGGCAGATAAGATAGCCGGTGTTTTGTCAGAAGTTGAAAAGCAATCTCAACTAAAGTCGGCTCTCATTTATATAACGTCTACCAAAGAGCAGCTAGAACTTTTGCTAGTTACTCCCAATGGTAAATTAATTCGTAAAACCTTACCAGAAGCCAATCAAGAAGCACTGCTGAAGGTCGTTAAAGAGTTTCGCAATACTACAGCAAATCTAGCAGAAACACGCAGGAGTTCTTATTTGCCGGCTGCTCAGCAACTCTATGAATGGATGATTGCGCCCTTAGAATCAGAATTAGAAAGTCAAGGAATAGATACCCTACTATTATGCTTGGGTAAACACTTAAGCGCGATTCCTTATGGAGCGTTGCACGATGGAAAACAGTTTTTAGTAGAAAAATATAGTTTCACCCGAATTCCTGCTTTCAAATTAATAGATCCAGTTTATCAAAATATTCAAAATTCACGAGTTCTAGCAATGGGGGCTTCAGAATTTCAAGAACTCACACCCTTGCCGGCTGTGCCGGTGGAATTGTCTAATATTACAGAACAAGTGGGAACTGGTCAATCTTTTTTAAACCAAACATTCACGCTAGAAAACTTACAATCTCAACGCCGGGAGCAGCCTTTTCTGATTGTGCACCTCGCCACTCATGCAGAGTTCAAACCAGGGCAACCAAGTAACTCGTTTATTCAGTTTTGGGATAGTAAGTTAACACTCGATAAAATGAGAGGGCTGGGTTGGAATAATCCTCCGGTTAATTTGCTTGTGCTGAGTGCTTGTAAAACTGCTTTCGGGGATGATAAAGCCGAGTTAAGTTTTGGGGGCTTAGCCGTTCAAAGTGGCGTTAAATCAGCGCTAGCGAGTCTGTGGTATGTTAGCGATACCGGCACTTTAGCGTTAATGAGTGAGTTTTATCAGCATCTACAAACAGCACCGATTAAAGCCGAGGCGCTTCGTGAAGCTCAAATTGCCATGATTCAAGGAAAAGTCCGCGTAGAAAATGGCAACCTACAGGGATCAACCTGGAGTTTGCCTCTGCCGGCAGAATTGAAAGCCCTTGAAACTCAAAATTTATCCCATCCTTTTTATTGGGGAGCCTTTATGATGATTGGCAGCCCTTGGTAA
- a CDS encoding hemolysin family protein, with translation MISQPIQSYIVAVAEIGPVLGSVWLDIGILVLMLVLSALFSGSETAITALDNLKLRALIQEEGDPKRLFRLVLEKRGRFITTLLVGNNLVNNFSAVLTSNLFALWLGNAGLGIATAVVTFLVLIFGEVTPKSLAINNVMPIFRIVVRPIYWLSIILSPLIYLFESIVQVVIRLFQGGAVPQRESLQDLQLMIEILGGQGQLDLHQHQLLNKALMLDRLSARELVKPRIEMRTISHEATLQDVVDLCLETGFSRIPVQEESKDQIVGIVHLKRALQHLTALHKEGAGNGRVTETMDPPVYVPETKRVADLLKEMLQQRLHIAIVVDEYGGTVGLLTLEDILEELVGEIYDESDFPVWARLVRKAGTAGTPSRFGRG, from the coding sequence GTGATTTCTCAACCGATTCAGTCATACATTGTAGCCGTTGCTGAGATTGGCCCGGTCTTGGGAAGTGTTTGGCTCGACATTGGCATACTGGTATTGATGCTGGTGCTTTCGGCCCTTTTCTCAGGTTCTGAAACGGCTATTACAGCCCTTGACAACCTCAAACTCAGGGCGCTGATTCAAGAGGAAGGAGATCCTAAGCGGCTGTTTCGGCTGGTGCTAGAAAAGCGGGGCCGGTTTATCACCACGCTTTTGGTGGGCAATAATCTCGTCAATAATTTTTCTGCAGTTCTCACCAGCAATCTATTTGCTCTGTGGCTAGGCAATGCCGGCTTGGGAATTGCCACTGCGGTTGTGACGTTTCTCGTGCTGATCTTTGGGGAAGTTACGCCAAAATCCCTGGCTATCAATAATGTGATGCCGATCTTTAGGATCGTCGTTCGCCCCATTTACTGGCTTTCGATTATTCTTAGCCCGCTGATTTATCTGTTTGAAAGCATTGTTCAGGTCGTCATCCGTTTGTTTCAAGGGGGAGCGGTGCCGCAAAGAGAGTCCTTGCAAGACTTGCAGCTGATGATTGAGATTTTAGGCGGCCAGGGCCAGCTAGATTTGCACCAACACCAGTTGTTGAATAAAGCGTTAATGCTCGACCGGCTCAGTGCGCGTGAGCTTGTCAAACCTCGGATTGAGATGCGAACCATTTCCCACGAGGCGACGCTACAAGATGTCGTGGATTTATGCTTAGAAACCGGCTTTTCTCGCATTCCAGTGCAAGAGGAGTCAAAGGATCAAATTGTGGGCATTGTTCACCTCAAGCGGGCGCTGCAGCATCTCACCGCTTTGCACAAAGAAGGCGCTGGCAACGGACGTGTGACAGAAACAATGGACCCGCCGGTTTATGTCCCTGAAACGAAGCGCGTGGCTGATTTGCTTAAGGAGATGTTGCAACAGCGCCTGCACATTGCGATTGTGGTGGATGAATACGGGGGCACTGTGGGGTTGCTGACCCTTGAGGATATTCTCGAAGAACTCGTGGGCGAAATTTACGATGAAAGTGATTTTCCGGTTTGGGCACGTCTAGTCAGAAAGGCTGGGACTGCCGGCACTCCCTCTCGATTTGGCCGGGGGTAA
- a CDS encoding 7-carboxy-7-deazaguanine synthase QueE, producing the protein MQLDKNQQPVFSTSPSLPLSPYPTARLIEVFSAIQGEGLNVGTRQLFIRFAICDLRCRFCDSAHTWHAPATCQIERTAGLRDFETHSNPVEMATLLEWVSRQNQPGLHDSISITGGEPLLHAPFLVEFLPQVRAATGLPIYLETGGHRPEQLAMILPNLDLVGMDIKLPSVSGESHWPAHAEFLQLCHASQVEVFVKIIISHQTDPAELEKTAELVAGVNPEVPVFLQPVTALGKDQGKSVALFSPPSPEQVLEWQALMKCRLKHVRVVPQTHKMLGQL; encoded by the coding sequence GTGCAGCTCGACAAAAATCAACAACCCGTTTTTTCCACCTCTCCTTCTCTCCCCCTCTCCCCATATCCCACGGCAAGGCTGATTGAAGTCTTTTCCGCGATCCAAGGAGAGGGGCTAAATGTGGGCACTCGCCAACTTTTTATTCGCTTTGCGATTTGCGATCTGCGCTGCCGGTTTTGCGATAGCGCCCATACTTGGCACGCACCGGCAACCTGTCAAATTGAGCGAACAGCCGGCCTGCGTGACTTTGAAACTCATTCAAATCCGGTAGAGATGGCAACTTTGCTGGAATGGGTGAGCCGGCAAAATCAACCGGGACTTCACGACAGCATCAGCATTACCGGCGGGGAACCGCTGCTTCATGCCCCTTTCTTGGTAGAATTTTTGCCCCAAGTTCGAGCTGCAACCGGCTTACCGATTTATCTGGAAACAGGGGGACACCGTCCAGAACAGTTGGCGATGATTTTGCCCAATTTGGACTTGGTGGGCATGGACATCAAGCTGCCCAGCGTCAGTGGGGAATCTCACTGGCCCGCTCACGCAGAGTTTTTACAGTTATGTCATGCTTCACAAGTTGAAGTATTTGTCAAGATAATTATTTCCCATCAAACTGACCCAGCCGAGTTAGAAAAGACGGCTGAGTTAGTGGCAGGGGTGAATCCTGAAGTGCCGGTGTTTTTGCAGCCGGTGACGGCGCTAGGCAAAGATCAAGGCAAAAGCGTGGCTTTATTCTCGCCGCCTTCCCCAGAACAAGTGCTGGAATGGCAGGCGTTGATGAAGTGCCGGCTCAAGCACGTTCGCGTTGTGCCGCAAACACATAAAATGCTGGGGCAATTGTAA
- a CDS encoding DUF3318 domain-containing protein has translation MTSYATSTAKAEMNELRRLKGLLPPELQSWVMVEKTTEINPPLLRSEEIGKDQVEIQIDLIRWEQLALDQRNLLFWHEVARIQNDTIPKEGWEMAALAIGMGGAVGELWVQDGLLLVLALALCGVAGYRLYEKNNGDKQLTEAIDADEKAIALATRFGYSLPNAYKSLGSALKALIEQTPKKRVRSKYEARLQALKRSANKAKTKAKSGREPNIQSESIY, from the coding sequence ATGACATCTTATGCAACCTCCACGGCTAAAGCCGAAATGAATGAACTCCGGCGCTTGAAAGGCTTACTGCCGCCGGAATTGCAAAGTTGGGTCATGGTAGAGAAAACCACTGAGATCAATCCCCCTCTGCTGCGATCCGAAGAAATTGGCAAAGATCAGGTGGAGATTCAGATTGACCTAATTCGCTGGGAGCAACTGGCCCTCGATCAGCGAAATTTGTTGTTTTGGCATGAAGTGGCCAGAATTCAAAATGACACGATTCCCAAAGAGGGATGGGAAATGGCAGCGCTCGCTATTGGCATGGGGGGTGCTGTGGGCGAACTCTGGGTTCAGGATGGGTTGCTGCTGGTGTTAGCTTTGGCCCTATGTGGGGTAGCCGGCTACCGGCTGTATGAAAAAAATAATGGCGATAAGCAACTTACTGAAGCAATTGATGCTGATGAAAAAGCCATTGCACTCGCCACTCGCTTCGGTTATTCCCTCCCCAATGCCTACAAAAGCTTAGGCAGCGCTTTAAAAGCCTTGATCGAGCAAACCCCTAAAAAGCGGGTACGTTCTAAATATGAGGCGCGGTTACAAGCTCTCAAACGCAGTGCCAACAAAGCGAAAACCAAAGCCAAATCTGGTCGCGAACCCAACATACAATCCGAGAGTATTTATTAA
- a CDS encoding transposase yields MTPRKLSDSDKREILDQYRQPGETTVTLANRYGVSNSTISRILKSSFSDEEYKELVQHKRSANSASNVPDAAEVEEVEEPVELEIEAAPSLPVPKVRRRHRTSEATEADTQAIAQNAIQLELLQNLDLVNHSTVESLDKQSEAEVKVLEEMLGEEILDQEDFSDLDEDDDDLDDYNGDDLDDDDMPLPQRKVRPTGIIQVLPLSEATLPKTCYLVVDRAAELITRPLRDFGDLGEIPTLEIQQKTLPVFDNHRVARRFSNRSQRVVKVPDGRMLQKTSSYLQAKGITRLLIDGQVYSL; encoded by the coding sequence ATGACTCCTAGAAAATTATCCGATTCTGATAAACGTGAGATTCTCGATCAATACCGGCAGCCAGGAGAAACCACTGTCACCTTGGCGAATCGCTATGGGGTGAGTAACTCGACGATTAGCCGCATCCTCAAAAGCAGCTTTTCGGATGAAGAATACAAAGAACTCGTTCAGCACAAGCGCTCTGCAAATAGCGCCAGTAACGTGCCAGATGCTGCCGAGGTTGAGGAAGTTGAAGAGCCGGTGGAGTTAGAAATAGAAGCCGCACCTTCATTGCCAGTTCCGAAAGTTCGCCGCCGGCACCGAACCTCTGAGGCTACAGAGGCAGACACTCAAGCCATCGCCCAGAATGCAATCCAACTGGAATTGTTACAGAATTTAGACTTGGTGAATCATTCCACTGTCGAGTCACTGGACAAACAGTCGGAAGCCGAGGTGAAAGTCCTTGAGGAAATGCTGGGGGAAGAGATTCTAGATCAGGAGGACTTCTCAGATTTAGATGAGGATGACGATGATTTAGACGATTACAACGGGGATGACCTTGATGATGATGATATGCCACTGCCGCAGCGGAAAGTGCGGCCAACAGGCATCATTCAAGTCTTGCCCTTGTCGGAAGCGACGCTTCCCAAAACTTGCTATTTAGTCGTAGATCGGGCGGCAGAACTGATTACTCGACCCCTGAGAGACTTTGGCGATTTGGGGGAAATTCCCACCTTAGAGATTCAGCAAAAAACGCTGCCGGTTTTTGACAATCACCGGGTTGCCCGCCGGTTTTCTAATCGCAGCCAGCGGGTGGTGAAGGTTCCTGATGGCAGAATGTTGCAAAAAACAAGTTCTTACCTACAAGCGAAAGGAATCACGCGCCTGCTGATTGACGGTCAGGTTTATTCCCTGTAG
- the map gene encoding type I methionyl aminopeptidase, whose product MNILGNLLSPSSQPPRVKKQRRGVEIKSQREIEIMRQAARIVATVLKEISEMVEPGMTTADLDAHAEKRIREMGATPSFKGYHGFPASICSSINNEVVHGIPSRKKVIRAGDVLKVDTGAYYEGFHGDSCITIGVVEVTPDAAKLIRVAEEALYKGIEQVKAGNYLLDIAGAIEDHVKANSFCVVEDFTGHGVGRNLHEEPSVFNFRTREMPNVKLRAGMTLAIEPILNAGSRFTKILSDKWTAVTVDNALSAQFEHTVLVTEDGYEILTDRTKV is encoded by the coding sequence ATGAACATTCTTGGCAATCTTCTTTCCCCATCCTCCCAACCTCCCCGTGTGAAAAAGCAGCGCCGTGGCGTTGAGATTAAGTCGCAGCGCGAAATTGAAATTATGCGGCAGGCGGCGAGGATTGTGGCAACCGTACTCAAAGAAATTTCTGAGATGGTTGAGCCTGGAATGACGACGGCTGATTTGGATGCTCACGCAGAAAAGCGGATTCGTGAAATGGGCGCGACTCCTAGTTTTAAAGGCTATCACGGATTTCCCGCCTCGATTTGCTCAAGTATTAATAATGAAGTAGTACATGGAATTCCTAGCCGGAAAAAGGTGATTCGTGCCGGCGATGTGTTGAAAGTAGACACCGGCGCTTATTACGAAGGCTTTCATGGAGATTCCTGCATTACGATCGGCGTAGTTGAAGTAACACCAGATGCGGCTAAGTTAATTCGGGTGGCTGAGGAAGCGCTTTATAAAGGCATTGAACAAGTGAAAGCCGGCAACTACTTGCTTGACATTGCTGGTGCCATTGAAGACCATGTGAAGGCAAATAGCTTTTGTGTTGTGGAAGATTTCACCGGGCATGGTGTGGGACGAAATCTACATGAAGAACCCTCGGTGTTCAATTTCCGTACTCGCGAGATGCCAAATGTTAAGCTTCGCGCCGGCATGACATTAGCCATTGAACCCATTTTAAATGCCGGTTCTCGATTCACTAAAATTTTAAGTGATAAATGGACGGCAGTCACTGTAGATAATGCTCTATCCGCTCAATTCGAGCATACGGTACTGGTGACTGAGGACGGTTATGAGATTTTGACAGATCGAACGAAAGTTTAA
- a CDS encoding LapA family protein gives MLICVHLRLSVVLSMKPIAPVITSLVVAIWLVAMAILSVQNATPVFLKFLRFQSIQMPVGVVLAISAGVGLIAGAIAQLLWRKSDNPDTLPGSKSRRGNAYQVSPDDRQTW, from the coding sequence ATGCTAATCTGTGTTCATCTGCGTTTATCTGTGGTTTTATCCATGAAACCCATTGCTCCTGTCATCACTTCCTTGGTTGTGGCCATTTGGTTGGTCGCAATGGCCATCCTTTCCGTGCAAAATGCCACACCAGTCTTTTTAAAATTTCTGCGTTTCCAATCGATTCAGATGCCGGTGGGCGTTGTTTTGGCCATCAGTGCCGGCGTCGGGTTGATTGCCGGCGCAATCGCTCAACTGCTTTGGCGCAAATCCGATAACCCAGACACGTTGCCTGGATCAAAAAGCCGGCGAGGAAACGCTTATCAAGTTTCCCCAGATGATCGGCAAACCTGGTAA
- a CDS encoding amidase → MNQEELAFTPALEQAQLIRSKQVSPVELVELYLKRIERLDSQLGSYFTVTADLALTDAKIKTEYLAKFGDSSELPAFFGVPISVKDLNPVADVPCSYGTAALRSQVAAHDDNVVTKIKQAGFTILGKTATAQLGTMPYTEPQGFSPARNPWNLDYTPGGSSGGAAAAVAAGLSPIAQGSDGGGSIRGPAHCCGIVGLKPSRGRISSAPVGDYQSGIATSGPLTRTVADAAAFLDVVSGYVTGDPYWLSKPETSFLAATQDRLDSLRIAFSTTLAPVGDTAPICGQAVLDTVQLLEEMGHSVSEGCPDFAGLIEPFTVVWQAGVGASGVPPELLEPMNRWLLEHTCTAGQYLRAVAQMQMIARRIVGFFENFDVLVLPVYMSPTIRVGEWANLTPEETMHKVIQWVAPCPAFNATGQPAIAIPAGFDSAGMPVGVQLIGRPAAETTLLALAAQIEAAKPWREHRPAFAQQA, encoded by the coding sequence ATGAATCAGGAAGAATTAGCGTTTACACCGGCACTCGAACAAGCCCAGCTAATCCGCAGCAAACAAGTATCGCCGGTGGAATTAGTCGAACTTTATCTCAAACGCATAGAACGGCTTGACAGCCAACTAGGTAGCTACTTCACAGTTACCGCAGACCTCGCCCTTACTGATGCCAAAATTAAAACAGAATATCTTGCCAAATTCGGAGACTCTTCAGAACTGCCGGCCTTCTTTGGCGTACCCATTTCCGTTAAAGACCTCAACCCAGTTGCCGACGTCCCTTGTAGTTACGGCACAGCAGCACTGCGGAGTCAGGTAGCGGCCCATGATGACAACGTCGTAACAAAGATTAAGCAGGCCGGCTTTACGATTCTGGGCAAAACCGCTACAGCCCAGTTAGGAACAATGCCTTATACAGAACCCCAAGGCTTTTCCCCAGCCCGTAATCCTTGGAACCTCGATTACACCCCAGGCGGTTCTAGCGGGGGTGCCGCAGCAGCTGTGGCAGCCGGTTTGTCCCCCATCGCCCAAGGTTCTGATGGCGGAGGTTCTATTCGTGGCCCTGCCCATTGCTGCGGAATCGTCGGGCTGAAACCCTCACGAGGACGGATATCCAGTGCGCCGGTAGGCGATTATCAAAGCGGGATTGCCACGAGTGGCCCTTTAACCCGCACGGTTGCTGATGCTGCCGCCTTCCTTGATGTTGTTTCAGGCTACGTCACTGGCGATCCCTACTGGTTGTCAAAGCCAGAAACCTCGTTTTTAGCAGCCACCCAAGACCGGCTGGATTCGTTACGAATCGCTTTTTCTACGACGCTTGCACCTGTGGGTGACACTGCGCCCATCTGTGGTCAAGCTGTGTTAGATACCGTCCAATTACTTGAAGAAATGGGTCACAGTGTCAGCGAGGGATGCCCGGATTTCGCCGGCTTAATTGAACCGTTTACAGTGGTTTGGCAAGCCGGTGTGGGTGCCTCTGGGGTTCCCCCGGAATTGTTAGAACCGATGAATCGCTGGCTGCTAGAACATACCTGTACAGCCGGCCAGTATTTGCGGGCTGTGGCGCAAATGCAAATGATTGCCCGGCGAATTGTCGGATTTTTTGAGAACTTTGACGTATTGGTGCTGCCGGTTTATATGTCTCCTACCATCCGCGTCGGCGAATGGGCCAATCTGACGCCAGAAGAAACCATGCACAAGGTGATTCAATGGGTTGCCCCCTGTCCAGCTTTCAACGCGACGGGGCAACCGGCGATCGCCATCCCTGCCGGTTTCGATAGTGCAGGGATGCCGGTGGGCGTCCAACTCATCGGTAGGCCGGCAGCAGAAACCACGCTCTTGGCTTTAGCCGCTCAAATTGAAGCCGCGAAACCTTGGCGCGAACACCGGCCTGCTTTTGCCCAGCAAGCCTGA